A single Anas platyrhynchos isolate ZD024472 breed Pekin duck chromosome 17, IASCAAS_PekinDuck_T2T, whole genome shotgun sequence DNA region contains:
- the LOC101795354 gene encoding butyrophilin subfamily 1 member A1, giving the protein MGLSCVYRHPSLTGHTRGLLTSLITLLLLRLGSAQLRVEGPGHPVTATVGQDVVLPCHLSPQHDARSLEVRWIRNDLSETVHHYRNGQDLYREQMGAYAGRTELVRDGLSAGSLDLRITGLRTSDDGQYFCTVKNADAYDEATVELELSATGADPHLSLGGYEAGGVRVLCRSAGWYPLPQLLWRDARGQHLPSVSQTHSQDQEGLFEIEGAVIVTGSVEGPLSCVVRSSRLQQERESSVHISAPFFHNAQPWMVALALVLVLLAVSIGLGVYLFRKQEKQAVDLAKEHAMLEKKAAELAWRKFLLPHNTVKVTLDPDTAHPRLVLSEDHRRVRFQSEQQQLPSSLDRFDSWCCVLGREEFEEGRHCWLVEVEGKMDTYSWWGVGVAWASVTRTGFYKMTPEEGIWAVRYQQGQLKSLTLPRMPLSLSSIPTRIWVCLDCTQQQVSFINADNGVEIFKFPAANFDTKPIRPWFLVWTEGFQLCLRDSTPHTTSTALGSSCDSPATPASPLLGPAGAAQE; this is encoded by the exons ATGGGGCTCTCCTGTGTCTACAGACACCCCAGCCTCACCGGCCATACCAGGGGTCTCCTGACTTCCCTCATCACTCTGCTCCTCCTGCGGCTGGGCTCAG cccagctcagagtgGAGGGACCAGGACACCCTGTCACTGCCACCGTGGGGCAGGAtgtcgtgctgccctgccacttgTCCCCTCAACATGATGCTCGCAGCTTGGAGGTCAGGTGGATCCGGAATGATTTGTCTGAGACAGTGCACCACTACCGCAATGGTCAGGACCTATACAGGGAGCAGATGGGGGCATATGCCGGGAGGACAGAGTTGGTCAGAGATGgtctctctgctggaagcctggACTTGCGAATCACGGGGCTGAGAACCTCTGATGATGGCCAGTATTTCTGCACTGTGAAAAATGCTGATGCTTATGATGAAGCAACGGTGGAGCTGGAGTTGTCAG CCACAGGCGCTGACCCCCACCTCTCCCTGGGGGGCTACGAGGCCGGAGGTGTCCGGGTGCTGTGTCGATCGGCCGGCTGGTACCCGTTGCCgcagctgctgtggagggaTGCTCGCGGGCAGCACCTGCCCTCAGTCTCCCAGACACATTCCCAAGACCAGGAGGGGCTCTTTGAAATCGAAGGCGCCGTCATCGTGACCGGGAGCGTGGAGGGGCCCTTGTCCTGCGTGGTCAGGAGCAGCCGCCTCCAGCAGGAACGGGAATCATCCGTGCACATCTCAG CTCCCTTCTTCCACAACGCCCAGCCCTGGATGGTGGCTCTGGCTCTGGTCCTCGTGCTTTTGGCTGTGTCCATTGGCCTCGGTGTTTATCTCTTTCGAAAGCAAG agaaaCAAGCTGTAGACCTGG cgAAAGAACATGCAATGCTTG agaaaaaagctgcagagctgg catGGAGAAAGTTTCTGCTGCCTCACAATACAG tgaaGGTGACCCTGGATCCGGACACGGCTCATCCCCGGCTCGTCCTGTCAGAGGACCACAGGAGAGTAAGATTTCAAAGTGAACAGCAGCAGTTACCTTCCAGCCTGGACAGATTTGACAGTTGGTGCTGCGTGTTGGGACGTGAGGAGTTTGAAGAGGGGAGGCACTGCTGGttggtggaggtggaggggaaGATGGATACGTATTCTTggtggggtgtgggggtggCTTGGGCTTCTGTGACCAGAACTGGCTTTTACAAAATGACTCCTGAAGAAGGGATCTGGGCTGTGCGGTACCAACAAGGGCAACTCAAATCTCTGACGTTACCTCGCATGCCCTTGTCCCTGTCCTCTATCCCCACGAGAATCTGGGTCTGTCTGGACTGTACCCAGCAGCAGGTGTCTTTCATCAATGCTGACAACGGCGTTGAGATCTTTAAGTTCCCAGCAGCCAACTTCGATACAAAGCCCATCCGCCCCTGGTTTCTGGTGTGGACAGAGGGATTTCAGCTGTGCCTGAGGGACAGCACCCCCCACACCACGTccacagccctggggagctCCTGTGATTCTCCAGCCACTCCTGCATCACCTCTCCTtggtcctgcaggagcagcacaggaatGA